Proteins encoded together in one Epinephelus moara isolate mb chromosome 2, YSFRI_EMoa_1.0, whole genome shotgun sequence window:
- the mindy4b gene encoding inactive ubiquitin carboxyl-terminal hydrolase MINDY-4B, whose protein sequence is MTDCRLDYIQLLQQEVDKNPDRLLDVGKEEDQEEAPPPCRPLPQLCSIPRRLVISPGLGGSPVTPQLTESLRRILFGGTFHVFNYEWRKSVFQFREPNSELSYALETDRGGARAIQMVVQAQIIKHLLFIRQSGSDRQTLHRRGQTDSSSRDPVGHVQSEDNTSDSLCVGQKDQDRALAAALSDSLWLAGQEVSATVTLVTEDYCITPHLDYKQDNFTEKLQLFTFNKKDDMKMFILDHLQCFKEEGSHGVILFLYSLICSRTVDRLKKDLDSAPSHLLHLSLGNFVCHQALLNLLLTGKASPHVFNGTLYFGEDGRPLEHPLQGVLSRSDVGYLHWSREQMETGRLLQVGSMLKTPRYPVWLCCINSSFSVVFSLDRSLLSDWRTEHLFHLFYYNGQTSQRTMARLTVDTHFHHWEASCRPSDLDPERRFPSLEMTLRTKWDGAVIDWGGTTPFY, encoded by the exons ATGACAGACTGCAGGCTGGACTACATCCAACTACTTCAACAGGAAGTTGACAAGAATCCTGAC aGGCTGCTGGATGTGGGGAAGGAGGAGGACCAGGAGGAGGCTCCTCCTCCCTGCAGGCCCCTCCCACAACTCTGCTCCATCCCCAGGAGACTGGTCATCTCCCCGGGCCTCGGAGGGTCGCCGGTCACCCCGCAGCTGACAgag AGTCTGAGAAGGATCCTGTTCGGGGGAACGTTTCACGTCTTCAACTACGAGTGGAGGAAATCTGTCTTCCAGTTCAGAGAGCCGAACTCTGAGCTGTCCTACgctctggagacagacagg GGCGGGGCTCGGGCCATACAGATGGTCGTCCAGGCTCAAATCATCAAACACCTGCTGTTCATCCGGCAGAGCggctcagacagacagacgctGCACAGGCGAGGTCAGACTGATTCTTCATCACGTGATCCTGTTGGACACGTCCAGAGTGAAGACAATACGTCCGACAG TCTGTGTGTAGGACAGAAGGACCAGGACAGGGCGCTGGCGGCGGCGTTGTCCGACAGCCTCTGGTTGGCCGGCCAGGAGGTCAGCGCCACCGTTACCTTGGTGACCGAAGACTACTGCATCACACCTCACCTGGACTACAAACAGGACAACTTCACAGAGAAG ctgcagctgttcacGTTCAACAAGAAGGACGACATGAAGATGTTCATCCTGGATCATCTGCAGTGT TTTAAAGAGGAAGGAAGTCATGGAGTCATCCTCTTCCTGTACAGCCTCATCTGCTCCCGCACAGTCGACAG GCTGAAGAAGGACCTGGACTCCGCCCCCTCACACCTGCTGCACCTCAGTCTGGGAAACTTTGTCTGCCATCAG GCTCTGCTGAACCTGTTGCTGACAGGTAAGGCCAGTCCCCACGTCTTTAATGGGACTCTATACTTCGGGGAGGACGGACGTCCTCTGGAGCATCCCCTGCAGGGCGTCCTGTCCCGCAGTGATGTGGGATATTTACACTGGAGCCGAGAGCAGATGGAGACGGGCAGACTACTGCAG gtGGGCAGCATGCTTAAGACACCCCGGTACCCGGTGTGGCTCTGCTGTATCAACAGCAGCTTCTCGGTGGTCTTCAGTCTGGACCGCTCGCTGCTCTCTGATTGGAGGACGGAGCACCTGTTCCACCTGTTCTACTACAATGGACAGACATCCCAGAGGACCATGGCCAGACTGACTGTAG ATACTCACTTTCACCACTGGGAGGCGTCCTGCAGACCCTCAGACCTGGACCCTGAGAGGAGGTTCCCCTCGCTGGAGATGACCCTCAGGACCAAGTGGGATGGAGCCGTCATCGACTGGGGTGGGACCACACCGTTCTACTGA